From Pseudanabaena sp. PCC 6802, one genomic window encodes:
- a CDS encoding STM4504/CBY_0614 family protein encodes MNPNIIDIYSKRQQRLRGEVPDVYQYEDIPEPLRVQVVYIVADFFDPHNFVLENIYSKLLRILCEEYGVLNLINDRFRNHPFIEVLLSPDNLSLPLRMRNYTEIVLDIIEIVFKSMESVISSDMSAKAILKLNERFKEHSFGFAYRNGQIIRIDSELVHAEVVKPVLFLLSDLKFKGANEEFLKAHEHYRHGKYKECLNECLKSFESTLKTICNIRRWQYNQNDTAKKLIDICLMNGLIPQYLQSQFAAVRTILESGVPTIRNRLGGHGQGTQQITVSQNMASYMLHLTATNLLFIIEAEKNLP; translated from the coding sequence ATGAATCCAAACATCATTGATATCTACTCAAAAAGGCAACAGCGTCTTCGTGGAGAAGTACCTGATGTATATCAATATGAGGATATACCAGAACCACTCAGAGTTCAAGTAGTTTATATAGTGGCAGATTTCTTTGATCCTCACAATTTTGTTCTCGAAAATATTTATAGCAAACTACTTAGAATACTTTGTGAGGAATATGGTGTGCTCAATCTCATTAATGATCGCTTTCGCAATCATCCCTTTATTGAGGTTTTACTGTCTCCAGACAATCTTTCACTCCCCTTAAGGATGAGGAATTATACTGAAATAGTACTTGACATAATTGAAATCGTATTCAAATCGATGGAATCTGTCATCTCCTCTGACATGTCGGCTAAAGCTATTTTAAAATTAAATGAGAGATTTAAGGAACATAGTTTTGGATTTGCATATCGCAATGGGCAGATTATTCGTATTGATTCAGAACTAGTTCATGCTGAAGTTGTCAAGCCAGTTTTATTTCTATTATCTGATTTAAAATTTAAAGGAGCTAACGAAGAATTCCTTAAAGCTCATGAACATTACAGGCATGGGAAGTATAAAGAGTGCCTTAACGAATGTCTTAAGTCCTTTGAAAGCACTTTAAAAACAATTTGTAATATTCGCAGATGGCAATATAACCAGAATGATACGGCAAAGAAGTTAATTGATATCTGTTTGATGAACGGACTGATCCCACAATATCTCCAGTCTCAATTTGCTGCTGTTCGTACAATTCTTGAGAGCGGAGTACCAACTATTCGCAACAGGTTAGGAGGTCACGGACAGGGAACACAACAGATTACGGTTTCACAAAATATGGCATCGTACATGCTACATCTTACTGCAACAAACCTGTTATTTATCATTGAAGCTGAGAAGAATTTGCCATAG
- a CDS encoding lipase family protein, producing MTSFSFKPNTTRYEPQNALWLGQSARLVYSDSKTIQAETATWGFSKFRFFDKEGTQAFAIANDELAIVALRGSEEVIDWVTNAKFNLVDGMGGKVHQGFNQALTLVYADIRQTITEFQDKGQSLWFTGHSLGGALATLAVAKLRYEEDKPVYGLYTYGQPRSGDRNFERIFNADFKSRTFRFVNHNDIVSRIPPRSLSYSHVGTFLYFDEQGNIHSDAAWWYRFLDLVKVDINDLQKTVNDPIEDHEMDRYLKNLQKNINVYPRI from the coding sequence ATGACTAGCTTCTCATTCAAACCAAACACAACCAGATACGAGCCTCAAAATGCTCTGTGGTTGGGGCAGTCTGCCAGATTAGTTTACAGCGATTCAAAAACGATACAGGCAGAAACGGCTACCTGGGGATTTAGCAAGTTCCGCTTTTTCGATAAAGAAGGGACGCAGGCATTTGCGATCGCTAATGACGAACTCGCGATCGTCGCCCTGCGAGGCAGCGAGGAGGTTATTGATTGGGTGACAAATGCAAAGTTTAATCTAGTTGATGGGATGGGGGGCAAAGTGCACCAGGGATTTAACCAGGCTCTGACCTTAGTTTATGCAGATATCCGCCAGACTATAACAGAGTTTCAAGATAAGGGGCAATCGCTGTGGTTTACCGGACATAGCCTGGGGGGTGCCCTTGCGACGCTGGCAGTTGCTAAGCTGCGCTACGAAGAGGATAAACCCGTTTACGGACTTTACACCTACGGTCAACCGCGCTCTGGCGATCGCAATTTCGAGCGCATTTTTAATGCAGATTTCAAGTCTAGAACTTTTCGCTTTGTCAATCACAATGATATCGTATCGCGCATTCCACCGCGATCGCTCTCTTATAGCCATGTCGGTACTTTTCTCTACTTTGACGAACAAGGCAATATCCACAGTGACGCTGCCTGGTGGTACAGATTTCTGGATCTAGTCAAGGTGGATATCAATGACCTCCAAAAGACGGTGAACGACCCGATCGAGGATCATGAGATGGATAGATACTTGAAAAATCTTCAGAAGAATATCAATGTATATCCAAGAATTTAA
- the sir gene encoding sulfite reductase, ferredoxin dependent — protein MINTIKRSKVENLKEQSNFLRGPIDAELNDGHSYFSQDGTQILKFHGSYQQKDRDLEKAKAKGEEAAYSMMLRTRSPGGYIPWQLYLTLDKLCDRYGNRTLRATTRQGFQIHGILKQNLKTVIADIVNNMGSTVGACGDINRNVMAPPAPFKNKPEYAIAREYAVKIADLLAPQAGAYYDVWLDGEKVMTSEAPEVTAARSHPGKGKTSTNVPDNPEPIYGTYYMPRKFKIAIAVPGDNSVDLFTNDLSLVTILDSSQQLEGFNFYVGGGLGRTHNNDATIVRMADCIGFVPLADLYEAIKAVVAVQRDYGDRHNRRHARFKYILHDWGVEKFKQVLLDYYPTPLQPARPLPEFKYLDYLGWNEQGDGNYFLGISIENGRILDRDGLHLKTALREIEEKFHLPIYLTPNHNLLLGEISPTAKNEIQSILDRCGVLPPEKIDPLTRYAMACPAFPTCGLAITESERAIPGIIQRIRVLLDRLSLGDEQFVTRMTGCPNGCARPYMAELGFVGSATDAYQVWLGGSFNSTRLAQPYMQRMPAEKLEETLEPLFAYFKRDRQVGEGFGDFCDRKGNEDLQQFAATYVPEAIDASEAKTSQRKDRRHRITLSTSVYEQLKQAADKEQKSMKEVVETAIAKYIAAGY, from the coding sequence ATGATTAACACCATCAAACGCTCCAAGGTTGAAAATCTCAAAGAGCAAAGCAATTTCCTCCGCGGCCCCATTGATGCTGAGCTAAATGACGGGCACAGTTATTTCAGTCAGGATGGCACGCAGATCCTCAAGTTTCATGGTTCCTACCAACAGAAGGATCGCGATCTAGAGAAAGCTAAGGCTAAAGGCGAAGAAGCAGCCTACAGCATGATGTTGCGCACTCGCAGTCCAGGTGGATACATCCCCTGGCAACTCTACCTCACGCTGGACAAGCTATGCGATCGCTATGGCAACCGTACACTGCGGGCTACTACCCGCCAGGGCTTCCAAATTCACGGCATTCTGAAGCAAAACTTGAAAACGGTAATCGCCGATATCGTAAATAATATGGGTTCGACCGTGGGTGCCTGCGGCGATATTAACCGTAACGTCATGGCTCCACCAGCTCCATTTAAAAACAAGCCGGAATATGCAATAGCGCGGGAATACGCGGTTAAAATTGCCGATCTGCTGGCACCGCAAGCAGGCGCATATTATGATGTTTGGCTGGATGGCGAGAAGGTCATGACATCTGAAGCGCCAGAAGTAACGGCAGCGCGATCGCACCCAGGCAAGGGCAAAACCAGTACGAACGTTCCCGACAACCCCGAACCGATTTACGGCACCTACTACATGCCGCGTAAATTTAAGATCGCGATCGCGGTGCCGGGTGACAATTCCGTCGATCTATTCACCAACGACCTATCACTGGTAACGATCTTAGATAGCAGCCAGCAGTTAGAAGGTTTTAATTTCTACGTAGGTGGCGGGCTGGGGCGCACGCATAATAACGATGCTACTATCGTTCGCATGGCAGATTGTATTGGGTTTGTTCCCCTAGCCGATCTTTACGAGGCTATCAAAGCAGTAGTAGCAGTACAACGAGACTACGGCGATCGCCACAACCGCCGCCATGCCAGATTTAAGTACATCCTGCACGATTGGGGTGTAGAAAAATTCAAGCAAGTCTTATTGGATTACTATCCCACTCCTCTACAACCAGCTAGGCCGTTACCGGAGTTTAAATATCTGGACTATTTAGGCTGGAACGAGCAGGGTGACGGCAACTATTTCCTCGGTATATCAATTGAGAACGGACGTATTTTGGATCGCGATGGCCTGCACCTCAAAACCGCCCTGCGCGAGATCGAGGAAAAATTCCATCTCCCCATCTATCTCACTCCCAACCACAATCTCTTACTCGGTGAAATCTCTCCCACGGCAAAGAACGAAATTCAATCCATCCTGGATCGCTGTGGCGTACTCCCACCGGAAAAGATCGATCCGCTCACCCGCTACGCTATGGCATGTCCCGCATTTCCCACCTGCGGCTTAGCTATTACGGAATCGGAACGCGCTATTCCAGGTATAATTCAACGCATCAGAGTTCTATTGGATCGCTTGAGCTTAGGTGACGAGCAGTTCGTCACGCGCATGACTGGATGTCCCAACGGCTGCGCTCGTCCTTACATGGCAGAGTTAGGTTTTGTCGGCAGTGCTACTGATGCCTATCAAGTATGGTTGGGTGGTAGCTTTAACTCTACCCGCTTGGCACAGCCTTACATGCAGCGGATGCCAGCAGAGAAATTAGAGGAAACGCTCGAACCTCTATTCGCCTACTTTAAGCGCGATCGCCAGGTAGGTGAAGGCTTTGGTGATTTCTGCGATCGTAAAGGCAATGAGGATTTACAACAATTTGCTGCCACCTACGTTCCTGAAGCGATCGACGCGAGCGAGGCCAAAACCTCCCAGCGCAAGGATCGACGGCATCGCATCACGCTCTCAACATCAGTGTACGAGCAACTCAAACAAGCCGCCGATAAGGAACAAAAGAGCATGAAGGAAGTAGTGGAAACCGCGATCGCTAAGTATATAGCCGCTGGTTATTAG
- the atpD gene encoding F0F1 ATP synthase subunit beta: MVTTAEKTNTGYITKIIGPVVDVEFPNGKMPAIYNALVVQGKNEAGQNVNVTCEVQQLLGDNQVRAVAMSTTDGIVRGMEALDTGAAISVPVGNATLGRIFNVLGEPIDELGPVETEEKFPIHRPAPAFTSLETKPSTFETGIKVIDLLAPYRRGGKIGLFGGAGVGKTVLIQELINNIATKHSGVSVFGGVGERTREGNDLYQEMKESGVIKYLALVYGQMNEPPGARMRVGLSALTMAEYFRDVAKQDVLLFIDNIFRFVQAGSEVSALLGRMPSAVGYQPTLGTEMGDLQERITSTRDGSITSVQAVYVPADDLTDPAPATTFAHLDATTVLSRSLASKGIYPAVDPLDSSSTMLQPGVVSDDHYRVARAVQQTLQRYKELQDIIAILGLDELSEDDRVIVARARKIERFLSQPFFVAEVFTGSPGKYVSLEESIKGFDMILSGQLDELPEQAFYLVGNIEEAIAKAEKLKA, translated from the coding sequence ATGGTCACTACCGCAGAAAAAACTAATACTGGTTACATCACTAAAATTATCGGTCCCGTTGTAGACGTAGAATTCCCCAATGGCAAAATGCCTGCGATCTACAATGCCCTGGTTGTCCAGGGTAAAAACGAAGCAGGTCAGAATGTGAATGTTACCTGTGAAGTTCAGCAACTCTTAGGTGATAATCAGGTGCGCGCTGTCGCAATGAGCACTACAGATGGCATCGTGCGCGGCATGGAAGCTTTAGACACGGGTGCAGCCATTAGCGTACCTGTTGGGAATGCTACGTTGGGGCGTATTTTTAACGTTTTGGGCGAACCTATTGACGAGCTAGGTCCGGTTGAAACCGAGGAGAAATTCCCGATTCACCGTCCAGCCCCCGCATTTACAAGTTTGGAAACAAAGCCTTCCACCTTTGAAACTGGTATTAAAGTGATCGACCTGTTAGCTCCTTACCGTCGCGGCGGCAAGATCGGGCTATTTGGCGGTGCTGGTGTGGGTAAAACTGTGTTGATTCAAGAACTGATCAACAATATCGCCACCAAGCACTCCGGTGTATCTGTATTCGGCGGCGTGGGCGAGCGCACCCGCGAAGGTAACGACCTCTACCAAGAAATGAAGGAATCGGGCGTGATCAAGTATCTGGCTCTGGTTTACGGTCAAATGAACGAGCCGCCTGGAGCCAGAATGCGCGTCGGTCTTTCTGCACTCACGATGGCTGAGTACTTCCGCGATGTGGCTAAGCAGGACGTGTTGTTGTTTATCGACAACATCTTTCGGTTCGTGCAAGCAGGTTCTGAAGTGTCGGCATTGCTCGGTCGGATGCCATCCGCTGTAGGTTATCAGCCCACTCTGGGTACAGAAATGGGCGATCTGCAAGAGCGGATTACCAGTACCCGCGACGGTTCGATTACATCCGTGCAGGCTGTATACGTACCTGCGGACGACCTGACTGACCCTGCTCCTGCAACCACCTTTGCCCACCTGGACGCTACCACTGTATTGTCCCGTTCCTTGGCATCTAAGGGGATTTATCCTGCTGTCGACCCACTGGATTCCTCTTCCACGATGTTGCAGCCAGGTGTGGTCAGCGACGATCACTACCGCGTAGCGCGTGCAGTACAGCAAACCTTGCAGCGTTATAAAGAATTGCAAGATATTATTGCCATTCTGGGCTTAGACGAACTATCTGAAGACGATCGCGTGATCGTAGCTCGTGCCAGAAAGATCGAGCGCTTCTTGTCGCAGCCCTTCTTTGTGGCTGAAGTATTTACGGGTTCGCCTGGGAAGTACGTCTCCCTCGAAGAGAGCATCAAAGGTTTCGACATGATTCTCTCCGGCCAGCTAGACGAGCTGCCAGAGCAAGCTTTCTACCTGGTTGGCAATATTGAAGAGGCGATCGCCAAAGCTGAAAAGCTTAAAGCATAG
- the atpC gene encoding ATP synthase F1 subunit epsilon has product MTLTVKVISPDRTLVDASAEEVILPSITGQLGILTNHAPLITALDIGVMRFRQEKAWTAVALMGGFAEVESNEVTILVNAAEAGSDINAEVARNELAAAEERLKNIKEDDKQGKIQADQEMRRARARLQATATF; this is encoded by the coding sequence ATGACACTAACAGTAAAAGTGATCTCACCAGATCGAACCCTAGTCGATGCTTCTGCTGAGGAAGTAATTCTGCCCAGCATTACCGGTCAGCTTGGTATTCTAACCAATCACGCACCGCTGATTACCGCTTTGGATATCGGCGTGATGCGGTTTAGGCAAGAAAAAGCCTGGACGGCGGTCGCCTTGATGGGTGGATTTGCTGAAGTCGAGAGTAATGAAGTCACGATTCTAGTCAACGCGGCGGAAGCAGGTAGCGACATCAATGCTGAGGTAGCCCGTAATGAGCTAGCCGCAGCAGAAGAGCGCCTGAAAAACATCAAAGAAGACGACAAACAGGGCAAAATTCAAGCCGATCAAGAAATGCGTCGCGCCCGTGCCCGTTTACAAGCAACAGCCACATTCTAA
- a CDS encoding aspartyl/asparaginyl beta-hydroxylase domain-containing protein, with protein MYYKTEDFEFTSDLEANWQKVKQEVEQINSRDFVEWPERHLYGKGWDVFGLYAFGLKLGKNCDLCPETTKLVEAIPGLVTAGFSSLQPGTHIAAHTGYPDGVLRCHLGLIGCDGCSLRVGDETRSWQEGKCFVFDDTTEHEAWHRGDRTRIVLLLDFKNPALVNKQSDRQSESTEKKGFWQKIFGS; from the coding sequence ATGTACTACAAAACCGAAGATTTTGAATTTACTTCCGATCTAGAGGCAAACTGGCAGAAAGTCAAGCAAGAAGTAGAGCAAATTAACAGCCGTGACTTTGTGGAATGGCCAGAAAGACACCTGTACGGTAAGGGGTGGGATGTATTTGGTCTATATGCTTTTGGCCTAAAACTAGGCAAGAATTGCGATCTTTGTCCGGAAACCACAAAATTAGTAGAAGCCATTCCTGGCCTCGTAACGGCAGGCTTTTCATCCCTCCAGCCTGGCACTCATATTGCTGCACACACGGGCTACCCGGATGGCGTACTGCGCTGTCACCTCGGTTTAATTGGCTGCGATGGTTGCTCTCTGCGCGTCGGCGACGAAACGCGTAGCTGGCAGGAAGGCAAATGCTTTGTTTTCGACGACACCACCGAGCACGAAGCATGGCACAGGGGCGATCGCACCAGAATTGTTTTACTGCTTGATTTTAAGAATCCGGCTTTGGTTAATAAACAGAGCGATCGGCAGTCTGAGAGTACTGAGAAAAAAGGCTTTTGGCAAAAAATATTTGGCAGTTAA
- a CDS encoding RNA polymerase sigma factor SigF, giving the protein MSSDIPKQVEARTLDLVRAFQDNPSTRIRDRLVQVHIALLQQIVQDTVRTRGGDREEIMMAGVDGFAIAIQEFDLSSREDFGAFATPYIQEKIHDYFNRSVIGIDKSASTGGVEAAPPGSGSTPAHHAEPLHYEYDSSDRDDENNLASQTAEQKDKKYQSFRLAAEDTKRLQNLAIGLDRLNKNSSTDESEQFSIKSETFDLLQEYRKRPSVQLRNRLVQLNMGLARKEAYHWTSQCTETFDDLLQVGLMGLIRAIERFDTVRGHAFSSFAVPYIRGEIQHYLRDKSPTVRTPRRWLVMYNNGCKVLRQLREAKGREPTDREIAEHLEIPLTEWQEIKLACQNRAPVSLDTPISDDSDQGSSLGDLMADSKYQSFQLAQEDSMRLYQALSHLEERTRQVVEFVFIKEFTHREVAEMLGISAVTVSRQVKKGITTLKQIMVTPLD; this is encoded by the coding sequence ATGTCATCAGATATTCCTAAACAAGTTGAGGCTCGAACCCTAGATTTAGTGAGGGCTTTTCAGGATAACCCATCTACTCGGATCAGAGATCGATTGGTGCAAGTACATATCGCTCTCTTACAACAAATCGTGCAGGATACGGTCAGGACTAGGGGGGGGGATCGTGAAGAAATAATGATGGCGGGGGTTGATGGCTTTGCGATCGCAATTCAAGAGTTCGACCTTAGTTCCAGAGAAGACTTTGGCGCGTTTGCTACCCCGTATATTCAAGAAAAAATTCACGATTATTTTAATCGCTCGGTTATAGGCATAGACAAATCTGCTAGTACAGGGGGTGTGGAGGCTGCGCCCCCAGGCAGTGGTTCTACCCCTGCCCACCATGCCGAGCCTCTTCACTATGAATATGATTCTTCCGATCGAGATGACGAAAACAACTTAGCATCGCAAACGGCTGAGCAGAAAGACAAAAAATATCAAAGTTTTAGGTTGGCTGCGGAGGATACAAAACGCTTGCAAAACTTAGCAATTGGACTAGATCGCCTGAACAAAAATTCGTCAACGGACGAATCGGAACAGTTCAGCATTAAATCAGAGACCTTCGATCTCTTGCAGGAATATAGGAAGAGGCCCTCCGTACAGTTGCGCAATCGCCTGGTGCAGCTAAATATGGGTCTTGCCAGAAAAGAAGCCTATCACTGGACCAGTCAATGTACCGAAACCTTTGACGACCTCCTGCAAGTAGGTTTAATGGGTTTAATCAGAGCGATCGAGCGGTTTGATACGGTGCGGGGGCACGCATTTAGCTCGTTTGCCGTACCTTACATTCGCGGCGAGATCCAGCACTATTTACGCGACAAAAGCCCAACCGTGCGCACGCCGCGCCGCTGGTTAGTGATGTATAACAATGGCTGCAAAGTTTTACGGCAACTGAGGGAGGCCAAGGGACGCGAGCCAACCGATCGGGAAATTGCCGAGCACCTGGAGATCCCATTAACTGAATGGCAAGAAATTAAGCTAGCTTGTCAAAATCGCGCTCCCGTTAGTCTGGACACGCCAATTAGCGATGATAGCGATCAGGGTTCGTCCTTGGGCGATTTGATGGCCGATTCTAAATATCAGAGCTTTCAACTAGCTCAAGAAGATAGTATGAGGCTGTACCAAGCCTTATCCCATTTAGAGGAACGGACGAGGCAGGTGGTTGAGTTTGTGTTTATTAAAGAATTTACCCACCGCGAAGTAGCAGAAATGTTAGGGATTAGTGCCGTTACTGTATCCAGGCAGGTCAAAAAGGGCATAACTACCCTCAAGCAAATCATGGTTACACCTTTAGATTAA
- a CDS encoding RuBisCO accumulation factor 1, producing MTESEELTQDLDTEALIGSLLRKEGTWVQWGKACQQLQKSGLNPQAIFEQTGFEPIHQNQLVVAAQVYEGLVTANAPGHVLEYFEPKGSDILYEFRILPQAERVDAAELVVRDKLDILTAKDIAKAMKEFAVLSKLPDGFSKHPGDAIAYQAWKSATNQKDPQEKARLISRGLKFAHSDSARATIEQLLSNLVAPTAKKAPRLPVFRLEADDELPRIIPVVGRLPLSAADLKAVPMVDEIEPFGMVQYSGDCAWLALPGWQVVRESEDGVAILCDTDTLKTASDQELPSSFPDKPEEIVVLIDRAQRAWQDDRYFLVEQDGVLKFQWFDRLPELPLLGCVVLVMRQKRVLDEEIGRDRWQFDE from the coding sequence ATGACAGAATCAGAAGAACTAACTCAAGATCTAGACACTGAAGCACTAATCGGTTCCCTCCTGCGCAAGGAAGGGACGTGGGTGCAATGGGGGAAGGCATGTCAGCAATTACAAAAATCTGGACTCAATCCCCAGGCTATTTTCGAGCAAACAGGGTTTGAGCCAATTCACCAGAACCAATTGGTCGTAGCAGCACAGGTCTATGAAGGCTTAGTTACTGCCAACGCCCCTGGCCATGTTTTAGAGTACTTTGAGCCGAAGGGTAGCGACATCCTCTACGAATTCCGCATTCTGCCACAAGCTGAAAGGGTAGATGCTGCCGAGTTAGTGGTTAGGGATAAACTCGACATTCTAACGGCCAAAGACATTGCCAAAGCAATGAAAGAATTTGCGGTACTATCAAAATTGCCAGATGGGTTTTCCAAGCACCCCGGCGATGCGATCGCCTATCAAGCTTGGAAATCGGCCACCAATCAAAAAGATCCTCAAGAAAAAGCCAGACTAATTTCGCGCGGGCTAAAATTTGCCCATAGCGATTCCGCTCGCGCAACTATAGAGCAACTGCTGAGCAACCTAGTCGCGCCCACAGCGAAAAAAGCCCCTCGCCTCCCTGTCTTTCGTTTAGAAGCAGATGACGAACTACCCAGGATAATTCCTGTGGTTGGCAGGCTACCTCTAAGCGCCGCCGATCTGAAAGCGGTGCCTATGGTAGATGAAATTGAGCCATTTGGTATGGTGCAGTACTCTGGGGACTGCGCCTGGTTAGCTTTACCAGGTTGGCAGGTCGTGCGCGAGAGCGAGGATGGAGTTGCGATCCTGTGCGACACCGATACGCTCAAGACAGCATCAGACCAGGAGTTACCCAGCAGTTTTCCCGATAAGCCTGAGGAAATCGTTGTTTTAATCGATCGCGCCCAAAGGGCTTGGCAGGATGACAGGTATTTTCTAGTCGAGCAGGATGGGGTACTTAAATTTCAATGGTTCGATCGACTCCCTGAATTACCGCTCCTGGGTTGTGTTGTACTCGTGATGCGTCAAAAGCGCGTGCTTGATGAAGAGATAGGTCGCGATCGCTGGCAATTTGACGAATAG
- a CDS encoding sensor histidine kinase, whose translation MSTIYEAVCDSEFVEELHQTDAKEFWFRAIAVLEQLCRSMPVEGLFFTHNPQILANSYSLHNLQIWFFTPSHTALLATKSLPIQNTQTIRLAKNDAIAHEWFCLLVSRSFSLLILSSEQSRSCIYSFHPEPLQKAIAVLRQKIHQPAQISLLSQQLEQFSVQMPEYRAIAKFGTLLLSQSFQQELPIPEIREVDLIGAITHEVKTPLTTIRTLVHSLLRRKDTTPAIATRLKQIAMECSDQIDRFNLIFEAAQLAASPVPLERIQFQDVLLQSIERWQEQSQRRQIEIHLDVPQELPAVISNSNLLQQVLNGLVDRLTRGLPTGSHILIQVSAAGEHLKLQFQSQSEDGMHSGESPLLRAVGQWLMLQPETGTLSLSLPITKTLFQAIGGKFTVRLHPTSAEYDGEILTIFLPIDRG comes from the coding sequence TTGTCAACAATCTATGAGGCTGTATGCGACAGCGAATTTGTTGAAGAGCTTCACCAAACTGATGCTAAAGAGTTCTGGTTTAGAGCGATCGCAGTTCTAGAACAGTTATGTCGCTCTATGCCAGTGGAAGGGCTATTCTTTACCCATAACCCTCAGATTCTAGCTAATAGCTACTCTCTACATAATCTGCAAATCTGGTTTTTTACACCCAGCCATACTGCTCTCCTGGCTACTAAGTCCTTACCGATTCAAAATACGCAAACCATCCGGTTGGCTAAAAATGATGCGATCGCGCATGAATGGTTTTGCTTGCTAGTTTCTCGATCGTTTAGCTTGTTAATTTTATCTTCCGAGCAGAGTCGGAGCTGCATCTATTCTTTTCACCCCGAACCGCTTCAAAAGGCAATCGCCGTCCTCCGCCAAAAAATACACCAGCCAGCCCAGATTAGTCTCCTATCGCAACAGCTAGAGCAGTTTTCAGTGCAGATGCCCGAGTATCGAGCGATCGCTAAATTTGGGACGCTGCTACTATCGCAGTCATTTCAACAAGAGTTGCCCATACCAGAAATTCGGGAAGTAGATCTGATCGGGGCAATTACGCATGAAGTGAAAACGCCACTGACAACGATCCGTACTCTGGTGCATTCGCTACTGCGACGCAAAGATACCACTCCCGCGATCGCAACTCGCCTGAAGCAAATTGCCATGGAGTGCTCCGACCAAATCGATCGCTTTAACTTGATCTTTGAGGCGGCACAGTTAGCTGCTTCCCCCGTACCGCTAGAACGAATTCAATTTCAGGACGTTTTGCTGCAAAGCATCGAGCGCTGGCAAGAGCAATCGCAACGCCGCCAAATCGAGATTCATCTAGACGTGCCGCAAGAACTTCCGGCTGTGATTAGTAACTCTAATTTGTTACAACAGGTACTGAATGGGCTGGTGGATCGTCTTACCCGTGGGTTGCCTACTGGTAGCCATATTTTGATTCAAGTATCGGCGGCGGGCGAGCATCTGAAACTGCAATTTCAATCGCAGTCTGAAGATGGTATGCACTCAGGTGAATCACCCCTACTGCGGGCTGTGGGACAGTGGCTGATGCTGCAACCAGAAACTGGGACGCTCAGCCTGAGCTTACCGATTACAAAAACTCTATTTCAGGCGATCGGCGGTAAGTTCACAGTGCGCTTGCATCCCACCAGTGCAGAATACGATGGCGAAATTCTTACCATCTTCCTCCCGATAGATCGAGGTTAG
- a CDS encoding multicopper oxidase domain-containing protein yields MPEHRPVRRGIVWNRRHILKVGLAGMGLAGIATGVYQLQQRQGTAVAAIPPIPENTPTAGNGLSPMALLRNFDYGTLRQENGRTIREFKITAENTTLQLNSVVSYVSWNYNGRVPGPVLRATEGDRVRIVFLNKSGHAHTMHFHGDHPAEMDGIRPVRNDTATIYEFDAEPFGIHLYHCHIPPVTRHIGKGLYGMFIIDPPGGRPPADEMVLVMGAYDINGDKRNELYAFNAIPNYYKQYPIPIYQHQLVRLYLLNAIEFDPAVTFHLHANFFKVYPTGRTLTPTQETDVITMGTTERHILEFTYRFPGKYMFHPHQDEIAEAGCMGLFNVIPKKN; encoded by the coding sequence ATGCCAGAGCATAGACCTGTTCGTCGAGGAATTGTATGGAATCGCCGCCACATCCTGAAAGTTGGACTAGCAGGAATGGGGCTGGCAGGTATAGCTACAGGTGTCTACCAACTTCAACAACGCCAGGGAACTGCGGTTGCCGCCATCCCCCCCATCCCAGAGAACACACCAACGGCAGGTAACGGTTTGAGTCCGATGGCGTTGCTGCGCAACTTTGACTATGGCACGCTAAGGCAGGAAAACGGACGTACGATTAGAGAGTTTAAAATTACGGCGGAAAACACGACGTTGCAGTTAAATAGCGTAGTGTCCTACGTCTCTTGGAACTACAATGGTCGGGTGCCTGGGCCTGTTTTACGAGCAACCGAGGGCGATCGCGTCCGCATAGTTTTCCTCAATAAGAGCGGGCACGCTCATACCATGCATTTTCATGGCGACCATCCCGCTGAAATGGATGGTATCCGCCCTGTACGCAACGATACGGCAACCATTTACGAATTTGATGCAGAACCATTTGGAATTCACCTGTATCACTGCCACATTCCACCTGTAACGCGCCATATTGGCAAGGGTTTGTACGGCATGTTTATTATCGATCCGCCTGGTGGAAGACCGCCTGCGGATGAAATGGTGCTGGTGATGGGAGCCTATGATATCAATGGAGACAAACGCAACGAACTATATGCGTTCAATGCCATTCCCAACTATTACAAGCAATATCCCATTCCCATTTATCAACATCAGTTGGTGCGACTATATCTGCTGAATGCGATCGAATTCGATCCGGCTGTCACATTCCATCTCCACGCCAATTTTTTTAAAGTTTATCCTACTGGCCGCACCCTGACTCCTACTCAAGAAACTGATGTAATTACAATGGGCACGACCGAACGGCATATCTTAGAGTTTACCTATCGATTTCCGGGTAAGTATATGTTTCACCCCCATCAAGATGAAATTGCGGAGGCAGGATGCATGGGACTATTTAACGTTATTCCGAAAAAAAACTAA